The sequence below is a genomic window from Plodia interpunctella isolate USDA-ARS_2022_Savannah chromosome 5, ilPloInte3.2, whole genome shotgun sequence.
ttatagtattactaGGGCAATGACAGATCAATAATGAATAATGTTGACTTTGATGATTTCACTAAACAACGCAAAATCTagcgaagaaaaaaaatccttgtTTGTTGGTTATTCTGCCGCAcccaaaatcaaaacatttatctgaataaataatatcgttcaatttagaaaatattctaaattaaattatatttaccaaagctacaaactacataaataatatcgttcaatttagaaaatattctaaattaaatgatatttaccaaagctacaaactacataaataatatcgttcaatttagaaaatattctaaattaaatgatatttaccaaagctacaaactactagcgcGTATAACATTCAAATGTGCAAGCTGTTTCCaggcatatttatttttcccgCCATTAATCACTTGGTGTGCACCACTCATACTCACTTGACCCTCATCTCCATGAGTTTGGAATGCATCAGCACTATGAAGTCAGTGATCAGGTTGTGTATCCGCCGCTGGTAGTACTCCTCTTTGCACACAAAGTCCGTCGACAGGATCGCTTCGTCTAGATACTCGAACACCtacgaaatatatattagtacatTACATAAGGCAGTAATCGTAGGCAGGCTTCGATGATGTGGTCACGTTATGATATGGGAAGAAAATAACGTTGTAAGAAAGCCTAtggatttttaattgaatggTAAAAGTAGGGACAGGCAATGAAAGTTTAAAGAAAACTACACAAAAGTGTGTAAATTTCAATGCCAATTggctaaaaaatatatttacatttttgaccCTTAACACAATAGTCATAGAATCTAAATTACCTTGCCATCTATAGCTGCATCCACCAACACTTCATCTTGCTCCAACAATTCCGGCTTGATATCCTGTGGCGGTCGTCTCAACAACGACTGTGGCGCCCTCTTCAAAGCCGCTAGCGCTAACCCCAAAGCCAGTTGGCACAAGGCTCTGACACCGCCGCCTTTCTCGTCCTGTGCTTGAGTCTGATTCTGATTGGGCGACAGTTCGTCTAATAATACTGATATTAATTCTGGGTCTTGAATTAGAGGCAGTTTTTTTGCTAATTCTTCACCGTCTTCGCGCCTGTGTATAAAAGTAGCCATCTTTAGCAtgtctaaatataaaacactagatgttgcccggggcttcgctcccgtgggaattttgagatagcaatatagatattatattttatattataggctatagcaatcttggacctttctaatggtgaaataatttatgaaatcggttcagtagtttcggagattacccgcctcaaacatacaaacactcaaacgcttacctctttataataatatataaatatataatatcatcacatattataggtatagatataaataaaataaaaccagttTTTACATGATGATAAAAAgaagatatgaaaaaaaaatcaagactTTTCTGTGTTAACTCTCTCTCCGCGTCGATATTTCCCGAATCTTACAATTTAGAGATCTAGGGACCGAGTGAATAGTCATTTTATGAGTTTGCGTGTTCCCAAACTTCATCTTCGCTTCCCATAAGGCTGGAttgagtttaaaataataataataataaaaaagaaataaaaaacaactcACCCATGTATAACAGATAAGTCCAAAGCGTatagtagcgccatctgtagGGCTAACGAGATCTCGTCTAACGCTCCCGTCGGCCCTTTCGATGGTGATGTGGTTTGCTGCAAAGAtatgtagattttttatggttttgtaAGACAGTACAGAAGAGTTCGACTCAGCGATCAAAATTGGAAAGTCATTTTGAAATGTCATTCTCATCTACTACATAAAGCGCGTTTtactattttagattttaaaaccAATTTCTACGGAAAACGCACATGTACCAAAATAGTGTTAATCCAAGATACAACCTCTATACCAAACTACcttaataccaaatttcataaaattaggGCCCGctgtttgagcgtgaagaagtaacaaacatacacacaaacttttgcctttataatataattgggAAGTGTGATAAACCACCCTAGCAGatgtgtttcttttttttttttatttagaaattttatctaatcacAGTACACGTATTTACACGTCTAGACATTCTCATTCAAATTTGTTCCATTCCCGAGCTACGCGGTTGTCCAactaaattgataaaaatatacttacctcTGATAAAAGTCTCAATATCATGTCTCTGCGCAAACCGCGCTGCGCGGACGCAGCAAACACGACGCCGGCAAGTAGTTTTCTGAAAAATGGCATAAGATTTACAATGATTTAGTGACTTACTGCCAGACCAGGTAGACGTTCGTACAAAGGTCTGCATGGGTAGCTCACTCTCAACTATTTCAGGCAtaaaacagcagtgcttgcattgttgtgttccggtttgaagggcgAGAGAcgcagtgtaattacagggtgGCCAAAGATCCTAGACCACCTAGGCAAcgagtggtcttattctagtGCGGAACCACACACCGCAAATGGTTAATAAATGCTAATGACAAATAAGATTGCAAAGTATATTAGCTTAATTAAAACTCAAGTTGTCTATACCTGGTGCTCTCTATGGTGGCGACGAGCCGCGCGTGTTGTCTATGGGGCGGCAACGCTCGGTTGTTCTGTAGAAGTTCCAGCTCTCCCTCTAGTGTGTAACGACGCAACGCATCCAGCACATTGCCTAGCAACCCGTCCGCTATCAGCTGGTCTACGTAGCGGGAGACgtatgttattatttcttcGCGAGCGTTTATCGTCCTGGAAAACAAGGAATTCCGGGAATTATAAAGCAATGGTTAAATATGATAGGAAAACTTTCCTATCATATTAACCCCTCTGACGCTGAGCTTCGATGGTCTATGGCTGAAACAAGCGGAACTATTATGTGATTGTatagagaaaaatatagactTTGTCATATCTTACGTTTCTTTgatacaagaaagataaatGCACATTAGAAAATTCATAAtcggtaattatttatttatttttttagctaaatacaaaGATACACGatatgtatccttttaaagtatttagtaagaaaaaatagacacttaaaaataatttattttctttttttttcttctaaatttttgacaaggctTCAGTGCAATTTGTGTGACTAAGTCAGCCTCATGGGGGAtctctaatataaacttatctagctTTCATAATGCTTGTCCACAAGATATAAATGGATTTAGCCACCTGTGATAATGGACTGCTCAACacaaataattacttacagaaacaatattattatactgaaACACATTGATTCACATTTGTTAATCTCGCAAAACTGCAAACAATCACACccagttttttaaattatcttttactaTTATGTGTccagttataaaaattaatctgCTGCTTTGTATGAGATGAGCTGGGAAATGTAGCCATCGAGCatcgcaactcttggctctgtctaccctgtAAGAGAACACTATACACATACAATGTATCTGTATCTCACCAACACACGCCGTCCCTGGCCACCAGCAGCCCCCGCAGCGcctgcgcgcgcgcgcggcgcccgTCGTAGTACAGCAGCACCGCCACCAGTCCGCGCGGGAGCCCCGGGTGCCGTCCCGACTGCCGCTGCGCCGTGTGCAGCAGCTCCAGAGATAGGTACTCGTTTACGTTGTACATGTCTAGGAAAATGTTTCGTTTAAAATACAGTACATAAATGAagtcaaaacaaaatggcagacagaattttttttttttaatacatgaTCCATTCAAACAGAAGTTGTGCTCTCTCATCTCACTCTGCCATGAGGAATAAGCACTAAAAAGATATAGCTTCtataaacagtaaataaaaacctgAAATAATTATGGCTTCGTCCACCAATTCCTTGGAGAGGAGGGTGCGTCCAACACTAGGCAAGTTGACACCCTCAGTGATGCCTCTTTTGATTTCATCTCTACTTGCTGGATTCTTTGCCTGAATGAAAACAAGTGCTGAGTAAGTGTCATccaaattcacaaaaaaaagcaaaaattaaataaaagtattgtaacttacagaatttttaaacaatgatAAGAAGGTCTGTTTATGCCGTCTCAATACAGACTCGAATGTGTGCACTGCGTAAGGGGCTCCTCCGCTTTCATGTGCTAAGTAGCCTTCCACCACTGACACCAGCTCCTTGTATGGTGTCCACAGGTCATCAGTTGAAcctaaaataaagttttagtCCAAATTAAAACATGACTAAGAGCTGTTCCACTTATTTATATgcaagtatatataaaacaaattatagcTATCTCTGTCATATTGACATATAAGATGAAAGAAATagcaacaatattattattgaacaaGGAATATGACAACCTATATGGTGTAGTGGTTACCAAATCAGTCTGCTATCATGTTTGATTCAATCACAATTATTTGTCTCAGTTCTTGGGTGTATTGTACCCGTTTTGTGTTTACAACGACACACACTTAATGGTTAGTGTGACTGTTGAtcgtctatttatttatgtaaaaccaCCCTAACTAACAAAACTAACCCACTGATTCTGAATTTTCCTAGCAGCAATGAGCTTGAATAGATATTTTGGATCTAAAAAGGGGTTTACTATGCTTTCATAACCTCAATTTATTATCactaaaatcttaaaacattGAGCCATGTTTTAGCAGTTGCTTTGTGAAcgaatattttacaagcttagCGAAGTATCCGAGTACATACAAACACTTTTAAAATGGAACTAACAGATATTTATAAGGTTATTAAACAACTTTAATACAGGTTATGTTAAAAACCAAGTTATATTTACCTTCGGCGATATCCATGATTGTTTTATGCACTTGTATAAATCCTTGCTTCCAATATATAAAGTCACTTCACTGTACTATAAATcataatcaattaaataaacgaAATAATCCTAGCGCGccaattgaatttttatttgcttcgCTTTGGCATTGGCTTTTTTTTGTCATGgctttttgaatttgacagtTGCTTTGTAAAGTTGTCTgacagttaattttttttaatgaatggcaaagaaattatgttttgacCTAGAACTTGAGAAGCCCTTCTttctagatgatattcgaaaagcACGGTTCGAAAGCCATGTTTCACACAGCTCAAAGGATTTATAACTGTGGTCAAAGTCATAGGAGATCTCGCGGGACTCGGTACCATGGAAGTGGGTACTTTGTACGAGGTACCTACCGTACCCCCTAATTCCATGCTGTATTCTGTATACACACAACGGGCCCATGGCATTTTGTACTTACAATGCATGCTAGCTGGCCACAGCACAGATACTACCTATATCCGtacaaagtacctacataactattaatttcatttttcttgCGGCAACACTACCACCTTCACATGGATTAAAGCTAAAGTTTGATACATGATAAACGCTAAGTAATCCAGTAGATTACTTAGCATTTATTATGTATCAAAGTAAAATTCGTCACATCACCAGCAGgttgaaaaatgtttaagttgaaaaatcaaaaaaataaacaaatttcatcacaacatttagaaagtatttaataacGTGAAAATAAGTCTTATTCACACAAATGACCGCAACAATCataacaatagaaaaataatttaaaaaatgcattcAATCgcaattgtaaatattttatgtacttatttataggTTTTGTTCTATAGCGCATAGATATTCAACACATTTGTTCCGATAAAACGTATTATTGTACAATACAACACTGTTGAAAAATTCTCCCACATTCATGGTCTGAACTGGCAAAGAGTTCAGTAGATCCCTCGGGCTATCTCTCAGTTTCCGACACTCACACTCTATGTCGTCCAAATAAGCCATGGACTCTTTATTTGTCATATTCTTCAAAATAATACCATTTGATGTAAACCCAGTCTTTAGAAAACACTTTctggacaaaatatataagacgCTCACATTAAAATGGgttaacatattaaaattctgCAATAGCAGAGTTTGTCCTACAAACAActcttttattgtattacgGAGGACTTGAAAGCATTTCTTTTCGTACACACTGTAGCCTTCCTGGTAATCGTAGTCTTGAAGTCTCaatgttttatcaatttcacAATCAATATTTCTCCTGTTCTCACGTCTGGAGCTGagattaatttctttaaattcttCCTCAGCCAAGATCTGCTGATACAGTCTAAATATTGGCACAAAGATGAACTTGGAGCTGTTAATCTTTTGCAATGGACAACCATAAGTAAATACTAAATTGAGAGGAGCAGCCTCATCCATGAATGACAACCACAAGACTGGCTCATTGATCAGAATCAACGGATTAGCCAGAACCTCTGCCTGTAACAAtgcattcatattttttgctttttctcTCAGAGACATTTTCGTATAAAGTTGCCTCTCTGTATAAGATCCTCTGTGGTATCTCGGGTTCATGTTAGTCTTGCATTCCTCATGCAATGCTCCCTTTAATATCTCATGTTCCATGTCCAATGGTTTGATGCCGTATCGCCATATGAATTCAGTGGCTACCAGCCCACGTATTCTTTTCATATCTCTATGAAGTGATATGTTATTCTGGTTTATGTAAGCTTGGAGATTGTTATCGATAACTTGGCACTGGATTGCACAGAAATAATATGCACATTCATGAACTTGCTTTAGGAAACTGTCAGGTATAGCCGATAAAGGGAACAGGGCTTGGTTTCCATATAGTTCTGTTCCGTAGGCAGACTTTAGGGTGGGTATGTACTGGTCTAAGTTGGCGCTGCCTTTGTAGTTGAGGCATATTGCGTAGACTTCAGAGTTCCCTTGTCGTGACGTCACAGGTTTGTAAATCTTGACTTCATCAAAGAGATGGTTGATGAGGTAGAGTAGACTCACAGTGGAATGCTCAAAAAAGGTGAACAGTTTAAAGATGAACGTCCCTCCTGGAATGCAACACACATTATAATTTACCTgattgtttattatgtttatagaTGAATTCAGAAGTTTtgtcatgaaataaaaaaaaaactaaccatAACATATAACCCCAAATGAAATTGTAACTGGCTAGGatgataaaatgaaattgaaaaagcAATGGAAGTCTGAGTGGCATAAGTGGTGCTTCTGGTAATGATTATGAGCAAGacaatttgtaaataagaGCAGGTAACACACCTGGGCTGAGTGCCTGTAGAGCTGTGACAATTTCACAGTAATGCAGCGGAGAGGTGACCTCCTCCTGGGCATCAGGTCTCTGCATGCAATCGATGGACCCGTCTGCAGTCACCAGCAACAcctttaaatgatattttaaattgggTAATGAAATTACATATGagctaatataattttttaaaaaatactcacaTTGTAGATGtcatcatattattaaaatatgtttataaaaagcaAATATAACCATGTATGTTATGCTCCATGTGAATggttacaatacaatacaaaaatctttattgcacaaattaattacatagtatacataagtacaaaatgtataatcacaCATAGCATGACATTATGGTATTGATACATTGTGCAAAAGGCGGCCTTATCGCTgtaagcaatttcttccaggcaACCTTTTGGGAAATTGCTAGACGAGGAAATACAGAAATGTGGATTAAACTGACAATTGTAAcaatagatttaatataataaatatatttaaaataaatatcataaacctacataaatgttaatactataaacttacatacacacattacataaatatatacttatattgcacataattatgaatgaaaatgtaaatacagaAACAGCTAATCaaagagataaataatatgtcatGACCTGAGATTTAAAGCTACTCAGAGTTTGAGCACGCCGGATGGAGTAAGGTATAAGGCATTCCAAAGACGAACATCATGTACAGtgaaaaaattggaaaaaaaaaacagttgagTGGATTGGAGTAATTAGACTTAGACGAAGGTTTACAGCTGCACTACGCAAAGAACGACCCTGAGTATCGGTGCGAAATTTGAAGAGGTTTCGAAGGTGGCTGGGAGAGGAAGGTTTGAAAAGTATTGTGAATAACAAAGAAAGTGTATGCAAATCACGGCGACGTCGGATCAGGAGCCACTCGAGTTTTGTTCGAAATTCAGAAACATGGTCATATTTTCGAAgaccataaataaatctaataaaatggTTTTGAAGACGCTCGAGCTTATTTAATTGCAGCAGCTCCTCAGTAAGGTCTAGATAGCAGGTATCTGCATAATCGAGGATACAGTAAGGAATGAGCAAGCATAACTTTGGTACTAATTGGCAAAAATTTACTGAGCCTTCGGAGAGACCAGAATGCAGCGAAAGTTTTCCTACTAACCTCGGATATTTGCACTGACCAGGATAGTGTACTATCTATATGCATACCTAGACTTTTAAGTTGCTGCTAATCTTAATAACAGTATTATCAAAGACTATTATTATGGTTACTCattaagaaatatagaaaacaatttttattacagataTTTTACAACTTAACCACTATTAGTTAGgtataggtaattttttatatattattagaaaaaacattgtaataaaaaataatggtaagcccttctggcatgatagggaccaacactgttcaaatgagtttctttcggcatttcttctcagcagtggtcgttccgaaatggcagtagtttgtagcttgtgagactACAAACTAAATCTTgatgagaaaaagtgcctgtgaaggtctaatttctgaataattgatttgaatttgaaaaaataatacaaatattatataactaactTTATATAAATGGCATTGGCCACACCCACACTAGGTAATTGCATGTTTAACTGAATCGGTATTGTTaacattcttatttatttagagcCATTAGTTGTCTGAcagctgggcaaaggccttacattacctaaatttaaacatacatagtATACATGTTTTAAATGAGTTTGACTGAAATAAGAGCTATAATCCCACCTTTCCCAAAGACCTGGCTTTCTTGACAATAGCTTGTGAGTTCTCCCAGTCCATCAGGTTGCCGGTGTTGTCCACTCCAAAGTCCCAACAGTCCAGGGTGTGGAACATGAAGCGGTCGTCACTGATCATGTTTGATGGTGAATTCCCTTCATAATATGGGTTGAGTGTGTTGGCCACCCATTTCCACTATGAAAGACAAATTCTaaataagaaaactaaaatttacaaacattttgcAGTTTTCAAgatgaaattattatgtacacaTAACTCTTTCCAGATTACATTATATGAGACAGACACCTACTTTAAAAACTCACTTCAAGTCCACGATAATTCAGCTTCAAGTAGTGGTTTAGAGATGTTATGAATGCTCCTGGGGCTTCACACAAATGCAGAGATGCCATCTTGTTACTGACCACTGCTTCTCTCGGGATTATGTCGTAAGTGCACGCGCATTCGTAGAACTTGGTCCATGCCTGCGTTAAAAACTCAGGGTTGACGAGACAGCGGATCTTCCATCCTACTTCACCCGCAGGGTTCCTGCGCCGCGTGTGGCTGCTCCATTCCTCAATGTTAAAATCGTTCAACTGGCTCTTATGAAAATTTAGACGGCTCTTCAAAATCTCCAAGTCCTTGGCCTTCCATGGCGGCGTAGTAAACCAATACTCACGCTCCGGTAACTTCCAACTAGACTCAAAATGGaaagaaaactttttgttGAACAAATCACCTATCTCTGCCTCAAACTCACCATTCCGGAATAATTTTAACCTAGGCAGATAGTGATCCATAACTTGTGGAAAATTCGTAAATTGAGCGATAGCAAATAAAGAGATAAAACATCTAATTGTTCACTTATTTTActtgtattttcatttcaacatCTTgatgtaataacattttagagACTTGcaaattgtttactttttgtaaaattgaaaacaaacaaattcaaCGCAGATGCAAATGCAATGTCACAGTAAGACCACAGAGTACATGAGTGAGAATCAGTGAGTGGAGTTGTGGTGGTAGTGGGTAGAGTGGAGTGGGAGTTGTATTGTAAGATTTTgacattaacattttgttgtCTGCAATTTGACAATGACGGcagctgtcaatgtcaatcaAGGACCTGGATAGTTCATTTCATTCTTTCCAATGCATTCTTTCTCATTCAATTCAATAGGTCCCTCCGCCCTCCTCACTCCCTATTTGTCACAATAACGTCGCCTCGCAACTAGTACTTTGCGTGAATATACGAAGTTCTTatgatttatgatattattggTTTTATCGAGTTtctattcatttaattttattaacataggtacctactattagACATTCCATTTCATCCTGACTTTAGACGGACTCCTTAAACCTTGACGACTGTGGTGTGACTCCCGACCAATTTACCGTTATGACTGCCTTCAAAGGAAATAATTGGAATTCAGACATGCGAAACGAAGAGCGCAAAGAAGATCAGCCTCCATTTTCAAGAATCTTTGTCGTATGTAGTAAGCAATTGCAAGAGGAAGATTTGAGACCACACTTCGAAGAATTTGGAGAAGtggaaaatatatacttgCCCCGAGATCGAAATACCCGTGAGTCCAAGGGTGTAGCGTACATAAAGTATACTAAAACATCCCATGCAGCAGCTGCCATTGAGAAGAAAACCTTGACAGACTCAGGGAAACCTATTAAAGTAATGGTTGCTGCCAGCAAAAATGAGGTCACTCCAAGCACCAATGAGGATAGGTATAAAAGACTCTTTATCAAGGTGCCTAAAGACATAAAAAGAGAAGAAATAATTG
It includes:
- the aft gene encoding cap-specific mRNA (nucleoside-2'-O-)-methyltransferase 2 isoform X2 translates to MAWTKFYECACTYDIIPREAVVSNKMASLHLCEAPGAFITSLNHYLKLNYRGLEWKWVANTLNPYYEGNSPSNMISDDRFMFHTLDCWDFGVDNTGNLMDWENSQAIVKKARSLGKVLLVTADGSIDCMQRPDAQEEVTSPLHYCEIVTALQALSPGGTFIFKLFTFFEHSTVSLLYLINHLFDEVKIYKPVTSRQGNSEVYAICLNYKGSANLDQYIPTLKSAYGTELYGNQALFPLSAIPDSFLKQVHECAYYFCAIQCQVIDNNLQAYINQNNISLHRDMKRIRGLVATEFIWRYGIKPLDMEHEILKGALHEECKTNMNPRYHRGSYTERQLYTKMSLREKAKNMNALLQAEVLANPLILINEPVLWLSFMDEAAPLNLVFTYGCPLQKINSSKFIFVPIFRLYQQILAEEEFKEINLSSRRENRRNIDCEIDKTLRLQDYDYQEGYSVYEKKCFQVLRNTIKELFVGQTLLLQNFNMLTHFNVSVLYILSRKCFLKTGFTSNGIILKNMTNKESMAYLDDIECECRKLRDSPRDLLNSLPVQTMNVGEFFNSVVLYNNTFYRNKCVEYLCAIEQNL
- the aft gene encoding cap-specific mRNA (nucleoside-2'-O-)-methyltransferase 2 isoform X1, which translates into the protein MDHYLPRLKLFRNGEFEAEIGDLFNKKFSFHFESSWKLPEREYWFTTPPWKAKDLEILKSRLNFHKSQLNDFNIEEWSSHTRRRNPAGEVGWKIRCLVNPEFLTQAWTKFYECACTYDIIPREAVVSNKMASLHLCEAPGAFITSLNHYLKLNYRGLEWKWVANTLNPYYEGNSPSNMISDDRFMFHTLDCWDFGVDNTGNLMDWENSQAIVKKARSLGKVLLVTADGSIDCMQRPDAQEEVTSPLHYCEIVTALQALSPGGTFIFKLFTFFEHSTVSLLYLINHLFDEVKIYKPVTSRQGNSEVYAICLNYKGSANLDQYIPTLKSAYGTELYGNQALFPLSAIPDSFLKQVHECAYYFCAIQCQVIDNNLQAYINQNNISLHRDMKRIRGLVATEFIWRYGIKPLDMEHEILKGALHEECKTNMNPRYHRGSYTERQLYTKMSLREKAKNMNALLQAEVLANPLILINEPVLWLSFMDEAAPLNLVFTYGCPLQKINSSKFIFVPIFRLYQQILAEEEFKEINLSSRRENRRNIDCEIDKTLRLQDYDYQEGYSVYEKKCFQVLRNTIKELFVGQTLLLQNFNMLTHFNVSVLYILSRKCFLKTGFTSNGIILKNMTNKESMAYLDDIECECRKLRDSPRDLLNSLPVQTMNVGEFFNSVVLYNNTFYRNKCVEYLCAIEQNL